CCCGTACCGCGACGGCGTCGAAATGGATGGAATTCATGAACTGATTGTTCACTGCCTACTTGACCCGACGGACCAGGACGTCAGGGAAAGCCTTGTGGATGGCCAAAGCAATGACCACGGCCAGCACGTTCTTAAGGATGTCACCGGGGTAGAAGGCGAGGTCGGCGAGGAAAGCCTTGCCGAAGTCCAGCTTGCCGTTGAGCATCATGCCCAGGACACCAAGACCGTGAATGATGACGATGCTGCTGACCATGGCGGCGGCGAAGAGCCACAGGCCACGGTGTTTCACCGTACGACGGATAACGACGCCGGCCAGGTAGCCCGTGGCGGCTGCTGCCAAGGGGAAGGCCACAATGTAGCCCGCGGAGGGCGTCGCCAGGATGCCCAACCCGCTGCGGCCACCGCTGAAGATGGGCAAACCTGCCAAGCCGAGCAGGACATAGAGCCCGACGGCGGCAAAACCGCGTCCAGCGCCCAACACCAGTCCGCTGAGCATCACCGTGAGGGTCACCAAGGTGATCGGAACCCCCAAGGCTCCCACCGGGATACCGGGGACGACCGAGGAGGCTGCGACGAGCGCCGCGAAGACGGCGATAAGGCCGATGTCGGTAGCGGTCCAACGTCGACGGGCCGGTGTAGCGGTGCGCTGGGCTGTGGCAGAGTCGGTCTGGCTCATGAAGGATCCAATCAAGTGTGATGTGGTGCAGTGCGTGCGGAACTTTCCCCTGCTTTCGAGGGTACGGAGGCCAGGGAACCCTCATTTTGGAGCCTTCCCACAACGCACGCCGCGGATTCTTTGAAGGGTGCCCCAAAATTCCGCTGGGCGGGCAAATGCCAGTCCCCGGCCGGGGTACCGGTAGACTTGAACAGGCTGTTCTCACAGCCCACCCCGCCGCAGCTGTCAGGCTCCGCACCTGACCGGGCCCACCGGTCCCCGCAGGCGTTCCCCATTGAAAGGCATCACCCGAATTGATTACCGTCCAGGACCTCGAACTCCGCGCCGGCGCACGCCTGCTCATGGACCAGGTTAACTTCCGGGTGGACAAAGGGGACAAGATTGGCCTCGTTGGGCGCAACGGTGCCGGCAAAACGACTCTGACCCGCGTCCTCGCAGGCGAAGGACTCCCCGCTGGCGGCAAGGTAACCCGCAGCGGCGAGATCGGCTACCTGCCGCAGGATCCGCGGACACCCGACATGGAGCAGCTCGCCCGCGACCGTATCCTCTCCGCCCGTGGCTTGGATGTCGTGGTGGGCAAACTCAAGAAGGCACACGAGGACATGGCCAGCGAGGACGCCGCCGTCCAGCGCAAAGCCATGGGCCGCTACGACCGCCTCGAAGCAGAGTTCCTGGCGGGCGGCGGTTACGCCGCCGAAGCCGAAGCCGCTGCGATCTCCTCTAACCTGGCGCTGCCGGACCGGCTCCTGAACCAGCCGTTGAAGACCCTCTCCGGTGGCCAGCGCCGCCGCGTGGAGCTGGCGCGGATCCTGTACTCGGACGCGGAAACCCTGCTCCTGGACGAACCCACCAACCACTTGGACGCCGACTCCATCACTTGGCTCCGGGACTTCCTGAAGAACCACCAGGGCGGCCTGATCGTCATCAGCCACGACACCGACCTGCTCGAAGCCACTGTCAACAAGGTCTACCTCCTTGACGCCAACCGCGCCCAGATCGACTACTACAACATGGACTGGAAGCGCTACCTGCTCCAACGCGAAACGGACGAACGCGCCCGCAAGCGCGAGCGTGCCAACGCAGAAAAGAAGGCCCAGGTCCTCATCGACCAGGCCAACAAGATGCGGGCAAAGGCCACTAAGGCAGTGGCAGCCCAGAACATGGCCAAGCGTGCCGAGCGGCTCCTGAGCGGCCTGGAAGCTGTCCGCGAAAACGACCGCGTAGCAGCACTGCGCTTCCCGGATCCTTCACCGTGCGGCAAGACCCCGCTCACTGCCGAAGGGCTCAGCAAGTCCTACGGCTCGCTGGAAATCTTCACTGATGTGGACCTTGCCATTGACCGTGGCTCCAAGGTGGTCATCCTGGGCCTCAACGGTGCCGGCAAGACCACCCTGCTGCGCATGCTCGCCGGAGTCGACAAGCCCGACACAGGCGACATCATCCCCGGCCACGGACTCAAGGTGGGCTACTACGCCCAGGAACACGAAACGCTGGACGTCGACCGCACCGTCCTGGAAAACATGCGTTCCTCGGCGCCGGACATGAAGGACGCCGAAGTCCGCGGCATCCTCGGTTCGTTCCTGTTTTCGGGTGACGACGTCGACAAACCCGCAGGCGTCCTCTCCGGTGGAGAAAAAACCCGCCTGGCCCTCGCCACCATTGTGGCCTCCAGCGCCAACGTACTGCTGCTTGACGAACCCACCAACAACCTGGACCCGGCCAGCCGCGCCGAAATCCTGGGCGCGCTCAAGAACTACAGCGGCGCCGTCGTCATGGTCAGCCACGACGAAGGTGCAGTCTCGGCTCTGAACCCGGAACGCGTGGTGCTGCTTCCGGACGGCGTTGAGGACCACTGGAACGAGGACTACCTGGACCTCATTACGCTGGCTTAGTTTCGCGGTACATGCGTCCGCGGCGCGGTTGCGTCCGCTGCGGGGTGCGCTCAATGTGCCGCGTGCTCGCTCGTGCCTCGCTTAGACGCACGCTACGCACATTGAACGCGTCGCTTCGCTTGCGGGTTACTCGCCGTCTGCTCGCCTAGCGGACCTGGAGTTCCTGAGCGTTCGTGATGCGTGCCAGATCTGCGTAGGTGATGGAGAACATGGAGTTGTGGTCTCCGGCTCCGGCCCAGAGGAGCTCGTGTTCTTTCAGTGAGCTGTCCAGGAGCGTACGGATTTTTTGGGGGTGGCCTATGGGGGCTACTCCGCCTACTTCCTGGCCTGTGTGTTCCAGGACGAATTCGGGCGTCGCTCGACGGATCTTTGCCGTTCCCAATGTGGTCGCTACGAGGGCCGTGTCCACCCTTGCGGCGCCGCTGGCGAGGATCAGCAGGGGAGCGCCGTCGAGTTCGAAAATAAGGCTGTTCGTGATGGCGGCGACGTCGCAGCCCAGCACCGAACCAGCGGCGGCCGCCGTAGGAACTTTCACCTCAAAGATGCGAACAGTGTCCATGGCGCCCGCCACGGTCAATGCCCACTTCACGTTCAGGACGGCGTCCGGAATGGTGTCAGTAGCCTTGGGCATCAAGGATGGCGTCTTCCTCTTCTTCGGACGTGGGACGCTTGTTCTTGCGCGCCGCGGGGGTGCGGGGCTTGGGTGTCCCACCGGCAGCAATGATCCCTTCGTCCTCTTCTTCTTCAGCGTCGATGGCCGCGTTGCGGGCCTGCTGCCGTGCGGCGTAGCCGAAACCGATGAACATCAGCACACCGAAAGCGAACCACTGCAGGGAGTATGAGAGGTGCGTGCCCTCTTCCGTGGCCGGCTTCGGGAACGGGGTGGGCATCGGTTGCACCGCGGGATCCTCGCTGGCCAACTGCCCGTACGCTCCGGTGGCGATGGGGTAGGGCAATTCTTTGGCGAAGCTGGCAAGGTCGATTGAAGCGAGTTGCCCATCCACTGCGCCGCGGTCAAGCTTCGGCTCGGCAGGTTTCAGTCGGGCCACTACGGTCACTTCGCCCGTCGGAGGGGCTGGCACTACATCGGGACGGCCTGGTGTGTTGTTGCCGATCGGCAACCAGCCGCGGTCAATGACCACCGACTCGCCGGTGGTGAGCCGGAAGGGAACCACGACGTCGTAGCCCGGCTGGCCGTTCAGCGGACGGTTACGGACAACACGCTGGCCGTCCAGATCGTAGCTGCCCCGCATCTGGACCTGCGTCCACTCCCGTTCTGGGTCCAGGGCGTGGAACTGGTCGCTGATTTCCGTAAAAGGGATGGGGGTCGCTGAATAGTTGCTGACCACCCGATTGATCTCTGCAAGAGTCTCGGCCCGGCGGTCCATCTGCCAGCGGCCCAGGAAAACGCAGGCGGTGGCGAAGATCACGGCCAGGACAAAGTACCCCAGCCATTTGCTGGAGAAAAGGAAACGGTACATTCAGCCGGCCTCGTTCGCAGGGTCCTCGTCGGCCGCGAACGGCACGCTTTCCTTCCAGAGGCCCCGGGTTTGAAGGTAGTCCTCCAGCCACTCCCGGTGGTCGCCGCAGGAGAGCCACACTTTCCGCCGCTCAGGTGTATGGATCCGTGGGTTGTTCCATAGAAGCTGCCACTCAGCGCCGGCCCGGCAACCCTTCCGTGAGCATGTCGCCGGCCCCGCGGCCTGCCGGGATTCCTGGCCAGAAAGGCCGGGGTTGCCGAGGCTAAAGATATTCATGAAGTCGCCTGTTCATCGCCGGATTTCCCGGCCTCGCTTGCTTCGCCACGGGTGTGTTCCGCAGGGCTGGCCGATGGTTCGTCATCCACCAGTTCGCCCTGGAGCACGGTTGGCGTGTTCGCGGATTCATCCTCCGCAGGTTGGGACGGTTTTTCGATTTCCGGTACTGCCACGTAATCCAACAGGGATTCGCTGTGGTCCTCGGCCTTGTCGCTGCCGTTGGCGATGACCACCGCAATCCAGGGAAGGAAGACAGCACCCGCGATTGCGATGATCTTAAACCAACCGTCCACGACGAAGATCAGGATGATGCAGACCATGCGGATGCCCATGGCGATCGCATACTTGATCATGCGCTGACGCATGTCCTCGGAGTGGGCAGCTGCCGCATCGGTGATGCTGTGGACTTCGGGGTCGCCGGAAACAGCGTCCGGGTCTCCGGGCACTTGCTGCAGGGGACTGCTTCCTGTGGTCACAGTTGAATCATCACGCTCCAAAGGCCTCTTCCAATTCTCTCACCAAGCCGGTAGCGGCCCAAACCGCGGACGGCCCTTGTTGCCCGCCGGTTGCTGCGTACGGCGGATAAGATCAACAAAGGAAAATCCCTGTCGCAGCGGCACCGAATGCCGCGGAACCTGGAGCACATGTATGTCTGAAGCAGTATCTGCCCCCCGCAGCGTCCTCATCACCGGCGGCAACCGCGGCATCGGCCTGGCCATCGCGGAATCGTTCCTCGCCAACGGTGACAAGGTCGCCGTCACCTACCGCAGTGAAACAGAACTGCCTGAGGGAATCCTGGGTGTCAAAGCCGACGTAACCGATGAGGCGTCGATCGATGCTGCATTCAAGGTGGTCGAGGAAGCCCACGGTCCCGTCGAGGTCCTGGTGGCGAATGCCGGGATCACCAAGGACACCCTTCTGCTCCGCATGAGCGAAGAGGACTTCACCTCGGTCCTGGACACCAACCTCACCGGCGCATTCCGCGTCATCAAGCGGGCGTCCAAGGGTATGATCCGGCTGCGGAAAGGCCGCGTGGTCCTTATTTCGTCGGTGTCCGGGCTCTACGGTGCACCTGGCCAGATCAACTACTCCGCCTCCAAAGCCGGCATGGTGGGCATCGCGCGGTCGCTGACCCGTGAACTCGGCAGCCGAGGGATCACGGCGAACGTAGTGGCTCCGGGCTTCATCAACACGGACATGACTGCGGAACTGCCCGAAGAAACACAGAAGTCGTACTTGGCCAACGTTCCGGCCGGTCGCTTCGCGGAGGCATCCGAAGTAGCCGACGTCGTTCGCTGGGTAGCCAGCGACGAAGCCGCCTACATCTCCGGCGCGGTCATCCCGGTCGATGGCGGACTGGGAATGGGCCACTAGCCTTCAGGACTGTTTTTGTCCGGGGACGACAAAGGATTTGGTCCTTGCCACTGGCAAGATGGAATCCGAGCCCACGGAATTTGGATGAAGTGAACAAAAGGAGCACGAATGGGAACGCTGGATAACAAGACCGCGATCGTCACGGGGTCATCCCGTG
This Paenarthrobacter sp. GOM3 DNA region includes the following protein-coding sequences:
- a CDS encoding biotin transporter BioY encodes the protein MSQTDSATAQRTATPARRRWTATDIGLIAVFAALVAASSVVPGIPVGALGVPITLVTLTVMLSGLVLGAGRGFAAVGLYVLLGLAGLPIFSGGRSGLGILATPSAGYIVAFPLAAAATGYLAGVVIRRTVKHRGLWLFAAAMVSSIVIIHGLGVLGMMLNGKLDFGKAFLADLAFYPGDILKNVLAVVIALAIHKAFPDVLVRRVK
- a CDS encoding beta-ketoacyl-ACP reductase, whose amino-acid sequence is MSEAVSAPRSVLITGGNRGIGLAIAESFLANGDKVAVTYRSETELPEGILGVKADVTDEASIDAAFKVVEEAHGPVEVLVANAGITKDTLLLRMSEEDFTSVLDTNLTGAFRVIKRASKGMIRLRKGRVVLISSVSGLYGAPGQINYSASKAGMVGIARSLTRELGSRGITANVVAPGFINTDMTAELPEETQKSYLANVPAGRFAEASEVADVVRWVASDEAAYISGAVIPVDGGLGMGH
- a CDS encoding DUF3099 domain-containing protein — protein: MERDDSTVTTGSSPLQQVPGDPDAVSGDPEVHSITDAAAAHSEDMRQRMIKYAIAMGIRMVCIILIFVVDGWFKIIAIAGAVFLPWIAVVIANGSDKAEDHSESLLDYVAVPEIEKPSQPAEDESANTPTVLQGELVDDEPSASPAEHTRGEASEAGKSGDEQATS
- a CDS encoding ABC-F family ATP-binding cassette domain-containing protein, coding for MITVQDLELRAGARLLMDQVNFRVDKGDKIGLVGRNGAGKTTLTRVLAGEGLPAGGKVTRSGEIGYLPQDPRTPDMEQLARDRILSARGLDVVVGKLKKAHEDMASEDAAVQRKAMGRYDRLEAEFLAGGGYAAEAEAAAISSNLALPDRLLNQPLKTLSGGQRRRVELARILYSDAETLLLDEPTNHLDADSITWLRDFLKNHQGGLIVISHDTDLLEATVNKVYLLDANRAQIDYYNMDWKRYLLQRETDERARKRERANAEKKAQVLIDQANKMRAKATKAVAAQNMAKRAERLLSGLEAVRENDRVAALRFPDPSPCGKTPLTAEGLSKSYGSLEIFTDVDLAIDRGSKVVILGLNGAGKTTLLRMLAGVDKPDTGDIIPGHGLKVGYYAQEHETLDVDRTVLENMRSSAPDMKDAEVRGILGSFLFSGDDVDKPAGVLSGGEKTRLALATIVASSANVLLLDEPTNNLDPASRAEILGALKNYSGAVVMVSHDEGAVSALNPERVVLLPDGVEDHWNEDYLDLITLA
- a CDS encoding SURF1 family cytochrome oxidase biogenesis protein; the protein is MYRFLFSSKWLGYFVLAVIFATACVFLGRWQMDRRAETLAEINRVVSNYSATPIPFTEISDQFHALDPEREWTQVQMRGSYDLDGQRVVRNRPLNGQPGYDVVVPFRLTTGESVVIDRGWLPIGNNTPGRPDVVPAPPTGEVTVVARLKPAEPKLDRGAVDGQLASIDLASFAKELPYPIATGAYGQLASEDPAVQPMPTPFPKPATEEGTHLSYSLQWFAFGVLMFIGFGYAARQQARNAAIDAEEEEDEGIIAAGGTPKPRTPAARKNKRPTSEEEEDAILDAQGY
- a CDS encoding YbaK/EbsC family protein, which produces MPKATDTIPDAVLNVKWALTVAGAMDTVRIFEVKVPTAAAAGSVLGCDVAAITNSLIFELDGAPLLILASGAARVDTALVATTLGTAKIRRATPEFVLEHTGQEVGGVAPIGHPQKIRTLLDSSLKEHELLWAGAGDHNSMFSITYADLARITNAQELQVR